One segment of Sander vitreus isolate 19-12246 chromosome 20, sanVit1, whole genome shotgun sequence DNA contains the following:
- the hif1aa gene encoding hypoxia inducible factor 1 subunit alpha a encodes MDTGIVPEKKRVSSERRKEKSRDAARSRRGKESEVFYELAQQLPLPHSVSSSLDKASIMRLIISYLRMRKLLSTAEPRAEEETELDTQLNSSYIKALEGFLVVLSEDGDMIYLSENVNKCLGLAQFDLTGHSVFDFIHPCDQDELREMLVYKTGPKKAKESNTERSFFLRMKCTLTSRGRTVNVKSATWKVLHCSGHVRVYDRPTEETPNGHKEPSVPYLVLICDPIQHPSNIEVPLDTKTFLSRHTMDMKFTYCDERITELMGYDPEDLLNRSVYEYYHALDSDHLTKTHHNLFAKGQVSTGQYRMLAKRGGFVWVETQATVIYNNKNSQPQCVVCVNFVLSGIQEEKQILSLEQIEDVKPVKEEEKAVVESSQPDMSPTLPKDEEKGPELDVIKLFTQVVEAQPLASLYDQLKEEPEALTLLAPAAGDAIISLDFSCPDSEIQVLKEVPVYNDVMLPSTSDKLALPLYPLPPSEPLHVTTTSSEDAKAKSYAPATSTTSTSHSSTEADSPLDFCFPMDSEMSSDFKLDLVEKLFAIDTEPKTPFNTQAMKDLDLEMLAPYIPMDDDFQLRSLSPEEPLSGGPVKSLESSPVHVTQDIHSYPSSPFSAPGSCTASPAPLNAPNPASVVAKRTPQLDKEVSLRTLAAQNAQRKRKLGDLIEIIEQGTLPQEKVEQGKKLKASESGTTRTILLLPSDMASRLLGSTSEGTGSLFTFPQLTRYDCEVNAPLQGRQFLLQGEELLRALDHVN; translated from the exons GGTGAGCTCGGAGCGGAGGAAGGAGAAGTCAAGGGATGCAGCACGAAGCCGGCGTGGGAAGGAATCGGAGGTGTTCTATGAGCTGGCACAGCAGCTACCCCTGCCCCACAGCGTCAGCTCCAGCCTGGACAAGGCCTCGATAATGAGGCTCATCATCAGCTATCTGCGCATGAGAAAACTGCTCAGCACTG CTGAGCCAAGGGCAGAGGAGGAAACGGAACTTGATACACAGCTAAACAGCTCCTACATAAAGGCTTTGGAGGGCTTTCTCGTGGTTCTGTCTGAAGACGGAGATATGATCTATCTCTCTGAGAATGTCAACAAGTGCCTCGGGCTAGCACAG TTTGACCTGACTGGACACAGTGTGTTTGACTTTATACATCCCTGTGACCAGGACGAGCTGAGGGAGATGCTGGTCTACAAAACAG GCCCCAAAAAGGCCAAGGAATCAAACACAGAACGCAGCTTCTTCCTCCGAATGAAATGCACTCTCACGAGCAGGGGCCGCACTGTCAATGTGAAATCAGCTACATGGAAG GTGCTCCACTGCTCGGGTCATGTCCGTGTTTATGACCGCCCCACTGAGGAGACTCCCAACGGGCACAAGGAGCCATCTGTCCCCTACCTGGTTTTGATCTGTGACCCCATCCAGCACCCCTCCAACATTGAGGTCCCTCTGGACACCAAGACCTTTCTCAGCCGCCATACAATGGACATGAAGTTCACGTATTGTGACGAGAG GATCACTGAGCTCATGGGTTATGATCCAGAGGACCTGTTGAATCGTTCTGTGTATGAGTACTATCATGCTCTGGACTCAGACCATCTTACCAAGACTCACCACAACT TATTTGCAAAGGGCCAGGTCAGCACAGGCCAGTACCGGATGTTGGCCAAGAGAGGAGGCTTTGTCTGGGTGGAAACACAAGCCACTGTCATCTACAACAACAAGAACTCCCAGCCACagtgtgttgtctgtgtcaACTTTGTGCTTAG TGGCATCCAGGAGGAGAAACAGATCTTGTCTCTGGAGCAGATCGAGGATGTGAAGCCAGTGAAGGAGGAAGAAAAGGCTGTGGTTGAGAGCAGCCAGCCCGACATGTCTCCAACCCTGCCAAAGGACGAGGAGAAGGGCCCAGAGCTGGATGTGATCAAACTGTTCACTCAGGTGGTAGAGGCCCAGCCTCTGGCTAGCCTGTATGACCAGTTGAAGGAAGAGCCAGAGGCCCTCACCTTGTTGGCCCCAGCTGCTGGAGACGCAATCATCTCCCTGGACTTTAGCTGCCCTG ATTCAGAGATCCAGGTGCTGAAGGAGGTCCCTGTCTACAATGATGTAATGCTTCCCTCCACTAGTGACAAGCTGGCTCTGCCTCTTTACCCTCTGCCACCTAGCGAGCCTCTTCATGTTACCACCACCAGCTCTGAGGATGCCAAAGCTAAGAGCTATGCTCCAGCCACATCCACCACATCGACCAGCCACAGCTCCACAGAG GCTGACAGTCCACTGGACTTTTGTTTCCCCATGGACTCAGAGATGAGCTCAGATTTCAAACTAGACTTGGTCGAGAAGCTGTTTGCCATTGATACAGAGCCCAAGACCCCCTTCAACACACAG GCAATGAAAGATTTAGATCTGGAGATGTTGGCTCCCTACATCCCCATGGATGATGACTTCCAGCTGCGCAGTTTAAGCCCAGAAGAGCCTCTATCTGGTGGACCAGTCAAATCCCTTGAGAGTTCTCCAGTCCATGTCACACAGGACATCCACAGCTATCCCAGCTCCCCATTCAGCGCACCAGGCAGTTGCACAGCTTCCCCAGCACCGCTTAACGCCCCTAATCCTGCCAGCGTTGTTGCTAAGAG GACCCCACAGCTGGACAAAGAAGTCTCGCTCAGGACCCTGGCAGCTCAGAACGCACAGCGCAAAAGAAAACTGGGTGACCTAATAGAGATCATTGAACAG GGAACTTTGCCGCAGGAAAAAGTGGAGCAGGGCAAAAAGCTGAAGGCCTCCGAGTCAGGAACAACCAGGACCATACTTCTGCTGCCTTCAG atATGGCGAGTCGTCTTCTGGGCAGCACATCAGAGGGCACCGGTTCCCTTTTCACTTTTCCGCAGCTCACGCGCTACGACTGTGAGGTCAACGCCCCCTTGCAGGGTCGTCAGTTCCTGCTGCAGGGAGAGGAGTTGCTGCGCGCTCTGGACCATGTCAATTGA